From Candidatus Amoebophilus asiaticus 5a2, the proteins below share one genomic window:
- a CDS encoding sodium:solute symporter family transporter, translating to MIDILIFIIFLLLNFVIGLKYRGKKQSFKEYAIGNKDFSTATLTATIVATWASGSMFFSDLEQTYSQGLYLIIAVVIGGSLGLLITGYVIAPRMGTFLNHVSMADAMSSIYGKGIQVIAATSTVLMDIGYIAIQFKVISKILAALFDYHGPEVIIIAAAIITIYSAFGGIKSVSFTDVIQFITFGTLLPVLALVIWHHIPDTNQVIHTLTTNPNFSFKQVVRWSPQFMSTLVFMCYSMTPSLPPMLFQRMAMARDIRQVKRSIAYATGLLLLIELFIIWIAILLLTDNPNLTTSQVVSYLIEQHTYAGLKGFLGVGIIALAMSSADSALNSCAVLVANDILPPLKITKQASVRAAAIATFIIGFFAVLLTLSIQNILQILLFSANFYLPILTIPMLLTIFGFRTSKRVIFIGIGAGFIMTAFLLVYFKNINSFLPGMFANFAFLLGSHYILGEKGGWTKQTTQMELMNMPDTYPITWKDRWNKLKSIKPLVYLEKNLPNKEYYYPLLAFYLLTATYVSLYNVPHVIEQQYLTFYRSIQYSILVITTGLLAFPIWPAPLKNKRLLAWLWPLVIFYTLFFVGGMVMIISGFQPNQVLIFMLNLVMTVLLTYWPLAITLAITGLIAATLIFKWVFGGVVLPNQATPISFQFSYGLLLFSSLLIALFRFKQANKDLADKHAYLRSTHHETTQSLLKARRYEERFVKALNTEGVEELNKVVTLGRELEIQSKTIDTKLLPEAFKSAFITWQEQLAAAAQYLKILSHRTSAYLRLEVETAPIASIIQQAIGLLQFQEIEKIPQVNLQNYSKTEELEADLVKIKQLIVNAILYAQDMRQASSKPIILRIEDTVLSYPINGVGENMKRIHAVCFTVTTTDKVTPAEPVYLGNVDQANLWISQVRENLMLGTNQRIIEAHYGYLSLSTQGVVTTQVYVIPRQVREVRPKEMDIAQMDVDEFQPISDENYPGAAEQEAAFLEAVKSKTTADLKLVDKALKIIKKYHGPVKRKSGEPFYLHPVTVASIVLEYTQDADTIIAALLHDLVEDTAFSLPQVGLMFNTRIQRIVDGVTHLYSNFNTLHKIKLAAHENIKKLLDVEDKGVLYVKLADRLHNMRTIEGHSSLVKQKQIAEETLQFFVPVAQYLGLKQVMDELKKRSLEVLNKQ from the coding sequence ACTATCGTAGCTACTTGGGCTTCTGGGAGTATGTTCTTTAGTGATCTAGAACAGACTTATAGCCAGGGATTATATCTAATTATAGCTGTTGTAATAGGTGGTAGTTTAGGATTATTGATTACAGGATACGTTATAGCTCCACGTATGGGAACCTTCTTAAACCATGTTTCTATGGCTGATGCCATGAGCAGTATTTATGGTAAAGGTATTCAGGTTATTGCTGCTACAAGTACAGTGCTTATGGATATAGGATATATAGCTATTCAGTTTAAAGTAATCTCTAAAATTTTAGCTGCATTATTTGATTACCACGGACCTGAAGTTATTATCATTGCAGCTGCCATTATTACTATTTATTCGGCTTTCGGTGGAATTAAATCAGTTAGTTTTACAGATGTAATACAATTTATTACTTTTGGTACATTATTGCCCGTTTTAGCCTTGGTTATTTGGCACCATATCCCAGATACTAACCAAGTGATACACACCCTTACCACTAATCCTAATTTTAGTTTTAAACAGGTAGTAAGGTGGAGCCCTCAGTTTATGAGTACCCTAGTTTTTATGTGTTATTCCATGACTCCTAGTTTACCACCTATGTTATTTCAGCGAATGGCTATGGCACGAGATATTAGACAAGTCAAAAGGTCGATTGCTTATGCAACAGGTCTCTTGCTTTTAATAGAGCTATTTATAATTTGGATAGCTATCCTTCTTTTAACCGACAATCCAAACCTCACTACTAGCCAGGTAGTTAGCTATTTAATAGAACAGCATACGTATGCAGGCCTTAAAGGATTCTTAGGAGTAGGTATTATTGCTTTAGCTATGTCTTCAGCAGATTCTGCTCTTAATTCTTGTGCTGTATTGGTTGCTAATGACATACTTCCTCCCTTAAAAATTACGAAACAAGCATCTGTAAGGGCAGCTGCTATTGCTACTTTTATAATAGGATTTTTTGCTGTACTACTGACTTTATCTATTCAGAATATATTACAAATCCTATTGTTTTCTGCAAATTTTTATTTGCCCATTCTCACCATACCAATGTTACTTACTATTTTCGGCTTTCGTACTAGCAAACGAGTGATTTTTATTGGCATAGGTGCTGGATTTATTATGACAGCTTTCCTTTTGGTCTACTTTAAAAATATCAATAGCTTTTTGCCAGGCATGTTTGCTAATTTTGCCTTTTTACTTGGTAGCCACTATATACTTGGGGAAAAGGGAGGTTGGACTAAGCAGACGACACAAATGGAACTAATGAATATGCCTGATACTTATCCAATTACCTGGAAAGATCGGTGGAATAAGCTAAAATCTATAAAACCATTGGTGTACCTTGAAAAGAATTTACCTAACAAAGAATACTACTATCCACTGTTGGCCTTTTACCTACTGACAGCTACTTATGTATCTTTATACAACGTACCGCATGTTATAGAGCAACAGTATCTAACTTTCTATAGAAGTATTCAATATTCCATTCTTGTTATTACCACAGGACTATTAGCTTTTCCTATCTGGCCAGCTCCACTCAAAAATAAGCGCTTGCTAGCTTGGCTATGGCCTTTAGTTATCTTCTATACCCTTTTCTTTGTAGGTGGTATGGTTATGATTATAAGTGGATTCCAGCCAAATCAGGTCTTAATCTTTATGTTAAATTTAGTGATGACCGTCTTATTAACGTATTGGCCGTTAGCAATCACATTGGCTATAACTGGGTTAATAGCTGCTACCTTGATATTTAAATGGGTGTTCGGCGGAGTTGTCTTGCCTAATCAAGCAACACCTATTTCTTTTCAGTTCAGCTATGGCTTGCTCTTATTTAGTAGTCTATTAATAGCATTATTTAGGTTCAAACAAGCCAACAAAGATCTTGCAGATAAACATGCGTACCTTCGTTCTACACATCATGAAACGACACAAAGTTTATTAAAAGCACGTAGATATGAGGAGCGATTTGTAAAAGCTTTGAATACGGAGGGTGTTGAAGAACTCAACAAGGTAGTAACCCTGGGCAGGGAATTAGAAATACAAAGTAAAACGATAGATACTAAATTGCTACCAGAGGCTTTTAAGAGTGCTTTTATAACTTGGCAAGAACAACTTGCTGCTGCTGCTCAATATCTAAAAATATTATCACATCGTACAAGTGCTTATCTACGTTTAGAGGTAGAAACTGCACCTATAGCTAGTATAATACAACAAGCTATAGGCCTTCTTCAGTTCCAAGAAATAGAGAAGATACCTCAAGTAAATCTTCAGAATTATTCGAAAACAGAAGAATTAGAAGCAGATTTAGTTAAAATAAAGCAGCTAATAGTTAATGCTATTCTATATGCACAAGATATGCGGCAAGCTAGCTCAAAACCGATTATATTACGTATAGAGGATACGGTGCTAAGCTACCCCATCAACGGAGTAGGAGAAAACATGAAGCGAATACATGCAGTATGTTTTACAGTTACTACTACTGATAAGGTTACTCCTGCAGAACCAGTTTACTTAGGTAATGTAGACCAGGCAAACTTGTGGATTTCTCAAGTTAGGGAAAATCTAATGCTCGGTACAAACCAGCGTATTATAGAAGCACATTATGGCTACTTATCCTTGTCAACACAGGGGGTAGTTACTACGCAAGTGTATGTAATACCTAGGCAGGTAAGGGAAGTACGACCTAAAGAAATGGATATTGCTCAAATGGATGTAGATGAATTCCAACCTATATCGGATGAGAATTATCCAGGGGCTGCTGAGCAAGAAGCAGCATTTTTAGAAGCTGTAAAAAGTAAAACAACAGCAGACTTAAAGCTGGTAGATAAGGCACTTAAAATAATCAAAAAATACCATGGGCCTGTAAAACGTAAATCAGGCGAGCCTTTCTACTTGCATCCTGTAACTGTAGCCAGTATAGTGTTAGAGTATACACAAGATGCAGATACAATTATTGCTGCCTTACTACATGATTTAGTAGAGGATACTGCTTTTTCTTTACCTCAAGTAGGGCTGATGTTTAATACCCGTATACAAAGGATTGTAGATGGTGTAACTCATCTATATAGCAACTTTAATACGCTTCACAAGATAAAACTAGCTGCTCATGAAAACATTAAAAAGTTGCTCGACGTAGAAGATAAAGGTGTATTATATGTGAAACTAGCAGACAGATTACATAATATGCGTACTATTGAAGGACATTCTTCACTTGTTAAGCAAAAGCAAATTGCTGAAGAAACTTTGCAGTTCTTTGTTCCTGTAGCACAATATTTAGGGCTTAAACAAGTTATGGACGAGCTGAAAAAACGCAGCTTAGAAGTGTTAAATAAACAATAA